The DNA sequence AGGAACCTGATAAACTCGGGTCGCTGACGACTCCGACATGCGGCGATAAGTGCCGAACCCTGACGGTCGTACTGCATCAGCAAGATATCAGGGTCCACCCGGAGGAAGGCCGATACGAGCGGCATAGAGCCCGAGTAGATGGCGGCCCGGATAGGTTCCTCGGCGAGTTTGCCGGGCGGATACTCGGCGAGCAGATACTCAACGACCGAGATCTCTTCGGCCCATGAGGCGGATGCTAATAGGTATTGAATGGTTTCCTCAGAAGGAGGTGAttcttcctcggcagccAGGAAGCATCGGAGCCGCTCAACATCACCGGATGCAGCGACTGACGCCAGAGTCGCGGCGGCcggctcaacctcgagggaGAGATAATGCCGGTATGGACCTTGACGCATGCCCCGTGTTATGAACATGGTTTTTTTGCAAAGCCCAGCCTTGAGCGTGCTGATCAAGAAGTTGATTGAGTTGGTTTGCCTTGGGTGAGCCGAGGTCGCTCAAGTCGGAAAGGTGTAGATGGATTCCGACCGATCCAGGTAGGCTGCTAAATTGTGGCCTGTTGTGTCACCAGCCCGATTTGACATTCGATAGGCTTCTAAATCGTTTCTACTctgagtgagtgagtgttGGCAGGAACTGCTTTCATCACGACAGTGGCTCGTGTTGGTGAGGCAGTGGTAGACCCCTCTTACTCTATTCGTACCCAAGAATCGATGGCGTGCTTTGATAGAGGGGCCGACAGCGCCGAGGGCTGAAGGTCTCACCATATTACACATTCCCTCCGATGGCCTTGTCTGGTCGAGATATTTCAAGTTTTCAAGAAAGTCTGGAAGCAAAACTTAGGCAACCTTTTCTCTCGAGGTCCCATTCGGATTTGCATTCTCATGCTCTGTTCAAACAGGACAAAGTTTCGAGAATAGCCAACGCCAGTGAGTTTCAACTCAGCCTCATAGGGCTACTTATCTTGGTCAACACGTTATACCTGCAACCCATGAGGACCTGGCTACCCCAGAAACCTTGTTTCTCCAGAGTTGATCCTAACCTGAACGAATTCACTCACCGGCCGTAGAACCGGGACACCTCCGGAAAAAGAGTGGAGCCCTCCCGGCGCCGAACAAGAGTCCGCTCCCAATCTAAGAAAGCAACGAATGGATAGAGTCTCTATCGTACGATAGAAGACATTTTGTTTTATCACGGGTTGCTCAAACTTGGACCCTTTTTGCATTGCATGACCCATCTACTCGTGCATAAAATAGGTCACTATATCTGCCGCAGTTCACTTTCGTCATTAAGTAATCCCCCGGCTTTGACGTCACCTCATCCCACGTCCTTTTAGCCTGCAATACACACCTCTCTCGAGACATGGGCGTCATATCAGCGGCTTTACAACATTGATAGATTCGCAGAAACAGGCTCTTTTACTGCATTGTCTTCGTCTCGTCGCCATGCCGTATACCAAGGTTGACCCCGCCATCGTTGAGGCGCTCGGGTTGGACCCCGCCTGCTCGTCCATCGCTTCCCATGGCGGATCAGGCTTTGCGTCGACTTTCAAGATATCGACCACGGTTGACGGGAAGCCAGTCAACTACTTTGTAAAGACTGGTCCTGGAAAGGAGGCCGAGATTATGTTTCGAGGTATATATTCTATCTAACTACTCTCACAACCATATCCTCTAACACTCACAGGTGAACATGCCtccctcaacgccatcgcaGATACAGTCCCCAACTTCTGCCCTCGTTCTCACGCCCATGGAGCTCTAGCCAACCGCGAGGGACACTTCTTCCTCGTGACCGACTTCCTGGACTTGGGATCTTCAGCCCCTGGTGGCACGGGCAGGACCCTCGCTGCAAAGCTCGCCCAGCTACACACTACACCCGCACCTATTCCAGAGGGCCACGATAAGCCCATGTTTGGCTTCCATGTCCCGACGTGCTGCGGATCTACAGAGCAGGACAATTCGTGGAAAGAGTCGTGGGCTGACTTTTACGCCGAGAACCGCCTCAGACACATCAAGCGCGAGGCGGTTCGCAACCACGGCCCAGACCCAGAATTTGAAAGGCTCATTGAAAAGGTTGCCTCCAATGTTGTCCCGCGGTTGATCGGAGACGACAAAgtcaagaacatcaagcCGGTCGTCATTCATGGCGATTTGTGGAGCGGTAACCATTCGAGAGGGCAGATTGCCGGCAAAGGTGGCTGCGAAGAGGTTGTATACGACCCTGCGGTTGTCTATGGCCACTCCGAGTATGAGCTCGGCATTATGATAATGTTTGGAGGCTTCACCCCTCACTTTTGGCGTGAGTATCGGCGGCTTGTCCCCCCAGCTGAACCTGCGGGGGAGTGGGAGGATCGACTGAGGCTATACGAACTGTAAGCAGCTCCCTTTTGGTTTCAGGCCTGTACGAGATACTGACATGCTTCAGATATCATCATCTCAACCACTATGCCATGTTTGGAGGTGGCTATCGATCAGGAGCCACGTCTATGATGAAGGGTCTAATCCACAGGTTCGGATCGGGATAGCAAAGCAGCAAGAAGGACTAATGACAATCATGTCGAAATTGATGAATTTAAATGCAAAATGCCTCTCAACGCCTCAACGTGATC is a window from the Fusarium keratoplasticum isolate Fu6.1 chromosome 5, whole genome shotgun sequence genome containing:
- a CDS encoding Protein-ribulosamine 3-kinase; its protein translation is MPYTKVDPAIVEALGLDPACSSIASHGGSGFASTFKISTTVDGKPVNYFVKTGPGKEAEIMFRGEHASLNAIADTVPNFCPRSHAHGALANREGHFFLVTDFLDLGSSAPGGTGRTLAAKLAQLHTTPAPIPEGHDKPMFGFHVPTCCGSTEQDNSWKESWADFYAENRLRHIKREAVRNHGPDPEFERLIEKVASNVVPRLIGDDKVKNIKPVVIHGDLWSGNHSRGQIAGKGGCEEVVYDPAVVYGHSEYELGIMIMFGGFTPHFWREYRRLVPPAEPAGEWEDRLRLYELYHHLNHYAMFGGGYRSGATSMMKGLIHRFGSG